The following proteins are encoded in a genomic region of Arcobacter cloacae:
- a CDS encoding lipocalin family protein, whose protein sequence is MKFLFLAIFFSSSIFANTLVDIKKFSGLWYEIARIENKFQTSCVASSVEYKLQENNTYDVYNRCFENELDGKLIEYNGFAKLENNQLFMRYFFIFRASYKIEYLNDYKTAVVSNDDYSNLWIMSRTPNIDKNELEKILDDLKNKMDISKLIFTKLDPKGRYK, encoded by the coding sequence GTGAAGTTTTTATTTTTGGCAATATTTTTTTCTTCATCAATCTTTGCAAATACTCTTGTTGATATTAAAAAATTTTCTGGACTTTGGTATGAAATTGCAAGAATTGAAAATAAATTTCAAACCTCTTGTGTAGCTTCTAGTGTGGAGTACAAACTTCAAGAGAATAATACTTATGATGTTTATAATAGATGTTTTGAAAATGAATTAGATGGAAAACTAATAGAATACAACGGTTTTGCAAAACTAGAAAATAATCAACTTTTTATGAGATATTTTTTTATTTTTAGAGCTTCATATAAAATCGAATATTTAAATGATTATAAAACAGCTGTTGTTTCAAATGATGATTATTCAAATCTTTGGATTATGAGTAGAACACCAAATATAGATAAAAATGAATTAGAAAAAATATTAGATGATTTAAAAAACAAAATGGATATTTCAAAATTAATTTTTACAAAACTTGACCCAAAAGGAAGATATAAATGA
- a CDS encoding NAD(P)/FAD-dependent oxidoreductase: MKIAVLGAGISGLGSAYILSKKYEVDLYEKEDRLGGHARTTMVQDEDKVFGVDTGFLVFNHPTYPLLTKLFKELDVKIENSDMSFAFWDKDINKAYNGSSIKGMFAQKRNLFSLTHYKMIKDILDFNKKANEDLKQNHDDLDKTLGEYIKDYSNAFKQRYLLPMGAAIWSTPSNEMNNFPARTFLTFFKNHGLLGVSTHHQWLTVSNGSINYVNKIKEKISGKIFLNSDVITIQREENGVYLIHKNGTKTFYDKVVLAMHAPQALEILENPTQKEIEILSAFKYKENSAVLHNDNSILYPNKKMYAAWNYTSSNKQNQVVTLSYWINTLQNLKTKKDYFVSLNETQSINNVIEKISYEHPQFNSSAIQMQSRKDEICGHNNTYFAGAYWRYGFHEDGLLSATKVASKLGCEF; the protein is encoded by the coding sequence ATGAAAATAGCAGTTTTAGGAGCAGGAATAAGCGGACTTGGAAGTGCCTATATTTTAAGCAAAAAATATGAAGTTGATTTATATGAAAAAGAGGATAGATTAGGAGGTCACGCTAGAACTACAATGGTTCAAGATGAAGATAAAGTCTTTGGGGTTGATACTGGTTTTTTAGTTTTTAATCACCCTACTTATCCACTTTTGACAAAACTATTTAAAGAGTTAGATGTAAAGATAGAAAACTCTGATATGAGTTTTGCTTTTTGGGACAAAGATATAAATAAAGCTTACAATGGCTCATCAATAAAGGGAATGTTTGCTCAAAAAAGAAACCTTTTTTCTCTAACTCACTATAAAATGATAAAAGATATTTTAGATTTTAATAAAAAAGCAAATGAAGATTTAAAACAAAATCACGATGATTTAGATAAAACTTTAGGTGAATATATAAAAGATTATTCAAATGCTTTTAAACAAAGATATCTACTTCCTATGGGAGCTGCTATTTGGTCAACGCCAAGTAATGAAATGAATAATTTTCCAGCAAGAACATTTTTAACATTTTTTAAAAACCATGGACTTTTAGGTGTTTCAACTCATCATCAATGGCTTACTGTTAGTAATGGAAGTATAAATTATGTAAATAAGATAAAAGAGAAAATCTCTGGAAAAATCTTTCTAAACTCTGATGTTATAACTATTCAAAGGGAAGAAAATGGGGTTTATTTGATTCATAAAAATGGAACTAAAACTTTTTATGACAAAGTTGTATTAGCTATGCATGCTCCACAAGCTTTAGAGATTTTAGAAAACCCAACACAAAAAGAGATAGAGATTTTAAGTGCTTTTAAATATAAAGAAAATAGTGCTGTTTTACACAATGACAATAGTATTTTATATCCAAACAAAAAAATGTATGCAGCTTGGAACTATACAAGTTCTAACAAACAAAATCAAGTTGTAACACTTAGTTATTGGATAAATACTTTGCAAAATCTAAAAACAAAAAAAGATTATTTTGTATCATTAAATGAAACACAAAGTATAAATAACGTGATTGAAAAAATCTCTTATGAACATCCTCAATTTAACTCATCTGCAATACAGATGCAAAGTAGAAAAGATGAGATTTGTGGACATAATAACACTTATTTTGCAGGGGCTTATTGGAGATATGGTTTCCATGAAGATGGACTTTTAAGCGCTACAAAAGTAGCTTCAAAACTTGGATGTGAATTTTAA
- a CDS encoding SDR family NAD(P)-dependent oxidoreductase — MAKRVWIIGASSGIGLELVKLWLQNNYQVIASSRNIENSNELLNLKSTYADNLELLNIDVLNNENVIKSVDRAFNIFNGLDICFYNAGVYESMTYEQWDISNFESMIDINYLGVLRVLKPLIAYLEKQKNRSTIVLNASLASCFGLPYGGAYSASKAALVNLTQSLQPELQRKNIYVQIINHGFVKTRLTAKNDFEMPQLMEVNYAAKKIFEGLNKPYKFEISFPFILSKFLKILSFLPYSLSFSITKKFLK, encoded by the coding sequence ATGGCAAAAAGAGTTTGGATTATCGGTGCTAGTAGTGGTATTGGTTTAGAGTTAGTTAAGTTGTGGTTACAAAATAATTATCAAGTAATAGCAAGTTCAAGAAATATAGAAAATTCTAATGAGCTATTAAATCTAAAATCAACTTATGCAGATAATTTAGAACTTTTAAATATAGATGTTTTAAATAACGAAAATGTTATTAAAAGTGTGGATAGAGCATTTAATATTTTTAATGGTTTAGATATCTGTTTTTACAATGCAGGAGTCTATGAATCAATGACTTACGAGCAATGGGATATTTCAAATTTTGAATCCATGATAGACATAAATTATTTAGGTGTTTTAAGAGTTTTAAAACCACTTATTGCTTATTTGGAAAAACAAAAAAACAGATCAACTATTGTTTTAAATGCAAGTTTAGCGAGTTGTTTTGGATTACCTTATGGTGGAGCTTATAGTGCATCAAAAGCTGCTTTAGTAAATCTTACACAATCTTTACAACCTGAATTACAAAGAAAAAATATTTATGTGCAAATCATAAATCATGGGTTTGTAAAAACAAGATTAACAGCTAAAAATGATTTTGAAATGCCTCAATTAATGGAAGTAAACTATGCAGCTAAAAAGATATTTGAAGGTTTAAATAAGCCCTACAAATTTGAAATTTCATTTCCTTTTATTTTATCAAAGTTTCTAAAAATACTTAGCTTTCTACCATATAGTTTGAGTTTTTCTATAACAAAAAAGTTTTTAAAATGA
- a CDS encoding MFS transporter codes for MNNNTLKSKTVFLYGILGIPIAFLGFPLYIYLPTFYVEHIGLSVGVVGTILLIARLIDMLADPFIGRFCDIYSTKFNIIFISSIFLIFGLFFLIKPIYYNYFWLFLFSIITYISYSFVLIPYLSLNSILSNNESENTKLAFSREIFIIVGVLISLLIPYIFLVSDDSKKSLELLLYTILIIFPIILTIFYTKLKSLEIKNKNIISNNFFKSLKTFFINYPHHKKLFFAFLLNNLANALPATLFLFFVKYVLVLEEKTGLFLIIYFLSAIIIFPFWIKLSTKISKKSTWIFSIIIAISAFSFVPFLKEGDFLYFAIICVITGMCLGADMALPSSIQADVANETKQKNEDITGVLFGFWAMITKLSLSLAVAISFISLEFTNFETENINQLSILAIIFLYSILPVLFKFLSIILLLKYKVTK; via the coding sequence ATGAATAATAATACCCTAAAAAGCAAAACAGTTTTCCTTTATGGCATCCTTGGAATTCCTATTGCTTTTTTGGGTTTTCCTTTATATATTTATCTGCCTACCTTTTATGTTGAACATATTGGTTTAAGTGTTGGAGTTGTTGGTACTATTTTATTAATTGCAAGATTGATTGATATGCTTGCCGATCCATTTATAGGAAGATTTTGTGATATTTACAGCACAAAATTTAATATTATTTTTATCTCTTCTATTTTTTTAATTTTTGGACTATTTTTTTTAATAAAACCTATTTATTACAACTATTTTTGGTTATTTCTATTTTCAATAATTACATATATTTCTTATAGTTTTGTTTTAATTCCATATTTAAGTTTAAACTCTATTTTGAGTAATAATGAAAGTGAAAATACAAAACTTGCTTTTTCAAGGGAAATTTTCATAATAGTTGGAGTTTTAATCTCTTTATTAATTCCATATATTTTTTTAGTTTCAGATGATTCAAAAAAGAGTTTAGAACTTTTACTTTATACTATTTTGATTATTTTTCCAATAATTTTAACTATTTTTTATACAAAATTAAAATCTTTAGAGATAAAAAATAAAAATATAATTTCTAACAATTTCTTCAAATCTTTAAAAACTTTTTTTATAAACTATCCACATCACAAAAAACTATTTTTTGCTTTTTTACTAAATAATCTTGCAAATGCACTTCCAGCAACTCTGTTTTTATTTTTCGTAAAATATGTATTAGTTTTAGAAGAAAAAACTGGACTTTTTTTGATAATCTATTTTTTAAGTGCAATTATTATTTTTCCTTTTTGGATAAAACTTTCAACTAAAATCTCAAAAAAATCTACTTGGATTTTTTCAATTATTATTGCAATTAGTGCTTTTAGTTTCGTGCCTTTTTTAAAGGAAGGGGATTTTTTATATTTTGCGATTATTTGTGTTATAACAGGAATGTGTTTAGGAGCTGATATGGCATTGCCCTCTTCTATTCAAGCTGATGTGGCAAATGAAACAAAACAAAAAAATGAAGATATAACAGGAGTTTTATTTGGGTTTTGGGCAATGATTACAAAACTATCTTTATCTTTAGCTGTTGCTATTTCTTTTATAAGTTTAGAATTTACAAATTTTGAAACAGAAAATATAAATCAGTTATCAATTTTAGCAATTATCTTTTTATACTCGATATTGCCCGTTTTATTCAAATTTCTTTCTATTATTTTATTATTAAAATATAAAGTGACAAAATAA